Proteins found in one Brachypodium distachyon strain Bd21 chromosome 5, Brachypodium_distachyon_v3.0, whole genome shotgun sequence genomic segment:
- the LOC100837654 gene encoding cysteine-rich receptor-like protein kinase 10 isoform X1 has translation MAAVVLLLLLLMPLSASATGQVCGKGGGNYTANSTYSSNLSLLAATLPLNASSSPTLFATATAGQSPDAVHALALCRGDTAPDNATACSGCISDSFRYAQELCPNARAAAVYFEYNDSDSRPGCLLGFSPDAAFLSLTPSGIAAADESTLFQYWYFQSMRGDAAAVAADVRELLNGTAHDAAAAKRFFATAVMDSASSDVPTLYSLAQCTPDLSTGDCLSCLQRLLAMVNDTTAVRMGGKILALRCTIRFEAFMFYNGLAMRRINPSSSGVIPAPPVRDPPGKRNRVRPWVIAISVAAPVALVALCFILYYRRLRRRYKKGKMRLNGKRARKLQGGDELLWEMEAEFSVFDFHQILEATRYFSEENKLGEGGFGPVYKGQFPDGMEIAVKRLASHSGQGFIEFKNEVQLIAKLQHRNLVRLLGCCSQGEEKILVYEYLPNKSLDFFIFDEDKKALMDWNKRLAITEGIAEGLLYLHKHSRLCVIHRDLKPSNILLDSEMNPKISDFGLAKIFSSNATDEGNTTRRVVGTYGYMAPEYASEGLFSVKSDVFSFGVLILEILSGKRNSGRNQCGDFINILGYAWQLWDEGRWIEIVDASLNPKSHSEEIMRCINIALLCVQENAADRPTMLDVVAMLSSKTMILRETKHPAYFNLRVGNEEASSGTQSCSVNDLTISVTTAR, from the exons ATGGCAGCcgtcgtgctcctcctcctgctcctgatGCCGCTATCGGCATCGGCAACGGGGCAAGTCTGCGGCAAGGGCGGCGGCAACTACACAGCCAACAGCACCTACAGTTCCAacctctccctcctcgccgccacgcTCCCCCTCAACGCCTCGTCTTCCCCAACCCTCTTCGCCACGGCCACCGCGGGCCAATCCCCCGACGCCGTCCACGCGCTCGCGCTCTGCCGCGGGGACACCGCCCCCGACAACGCCACCGCCTGCAGCGGCTGCATCTCCGACTCGTTCCGCTACGCGCAGGAGCTTTGCCCTAAcgccagggccgccgccgtctaTTTCGAGTACAACGACTCCGATTCGCGCCCCGGGTGCCTCCTCGGCTTCtcccccgacgccgccttcctcAGCCTCACCCCCTCcggcatcgccgccgccgacgaatCCACGCTGTTCCAGTACTGGTACTTCCAGAGCATGCgcggcgatgccgccgccgtggcggccGACGTCCGCGAGCTCCTCAACGGCACGGCCCatgacgcggcggcggccaagagGTTCTTCGCCACGGCGGTCATGGACTCGGCGAGCAGCGACGTCCCCACGCTCTACTCCCTGGCGCAGTGCACGCCGGACCTCTCCACCGGGGACTGCCTCTCGTGCCTCCAGCGGCTCCTCGCCATGGTCAACGACACCACGGCCGTGCGCATGGGAGGGAAGATCCTCGCGCTGCGCTGCACCATCAGGTTCGAGGCCTTTATGTTCTACAACGGCCTAGCCATGCGGCGGATCAATCCATCGTCTTCCGGCGTAATTCCGGCGCCGCCAGTCCGGGATCCCCCAGGCAAGA GAAATAGAGTCAGACCTTGGGTCATTGCTATATCTGTGGCTGCTCCTGTAGCACTAGTTGCTCTCTGCTTCATACTCTACTATCGTCGGCTCAGAAGAAGGTACAAAAAAG GTAAAATGAGGTTAAACGGAAAGCGTGCTCGCAAGTTGCAAGGAGGAGATGAACTACTTTGGGAAATGGAAGCAgagttttctgtttttgactTTCATCAGATATTGGAGGCTACACGTTACTTTTCCGAAGAAAACAAACTTGGAGAAGGTGGATTTGGCCCTGTATATAAG GGCCAATTTCCTGATGGAATGGAGATTGCAGTTAAGAGACTTGCTTCACATTCAGGACAAGGTTTCATAGAGTTCAAAAATGAAGTTCAGCTCATAGCCAAACTTCAACACAGGAATTTGGTTAGGCTCTTGGGATGTTGCTCTCAAGGAGAGGAGAAAATACTGGTCTATGAATACTTGCCGAACAAAAGCTTAGACTTCTTCATCTTTG ATGAAGATAAAAAAGCTTTGATGGATTGGAACAAACGCCTTGCAATCACAGAAGGAATAGCGGAAGGACTTCTTTACCTACATAAGCACTCTCGGCTGTGTGTCATACATCGTGATCTTAAACCAAGCAACATTCTCTTGGACAGCGAAATGAATCctaaaatttcagattttggaCTAGCAAAAATATTCAGCTCAAATGCTACTGACGAAGGAAACACTACAAGAAGAGTGGTTGGTACATA TGGCTACATGGCTCCCGAGTATGCGTCCGAGGGCCTGTTCTCTGTGAAATCCGATGTATTCAGCTTTGGCGTTTTAATTCTCGAGATCCTAAGCGGGAAAAGGAATTCTGGTAGAAATCAATGTGGAGATTTCATCAATATCCTGGGATAT GCTTGGCAGCTGTGGGATGAGGGCAGATGGATTGAAATCGTTGATGCGTCATTGAATCCGAAGAGTCACTCTGAAGAAATAATGAGGTGCATTAACATTGCACTGTTGTGTGTGCAAGAGAATGCAGCAGATCGACCGACTATGTTGGACGTTGTTGCAATGCTAAGCAGCAAGACTATGATCCTACGTGAGACTAAGCACCCAGCATATTTCAATTTAAGGGTAGGCAATGAAGAGGCTTCCAGTGGTACTCAGTCATGCAGTGTTAATGATTTGACAATATCTGTCACAACTGCTAGATAG
- the LOC100837654 gene encoding G-type lectin S-receptor-like serine/threonine-protein kinase B120 isoform X2 translates to MRLNGKRARKLQGGDELLWEMEAEFSVFDFHQILEATRYFSEENKLGEGGFGPVYKGQFPDGMEIAVKRLASHSGQGFIEFKNEVQLIAKLQHRNLVRLLGCCSQGEEKILVYEYLPNKSLDFFIFDEDKKALMDWNKRLAITEGIAEGLLYLHKHSRLCVIHRDLKPSNILLDSEMNPKISDFGLAKIFSSNATDEGNTTRRVVGTYGYMAPEYASEGLFSVKSDVFSFGVLILEILSGKRNSGRNQCGDFINILGYAWQLWDEGRWIEIVDASLNPKSHSEEIMRCINIALLCVQENAADRPTMLDVVAMLSSKTMILRETKHPAYFNLRVGNEEASSGTQSCSVNDLTISVTTAR, encoded by the exons ATGAGGTTAAACGGAAAGCGTGCTCGCAAGTTGCAAGGAGGAGATGAACTACTTTGGGAAATGGAAGCAgagttttctgtttttgactTTCATCAGATATTGGAGGCTACACGTTACTTTTCCGAAGAAAACAAACTTGGAGAAGGTGGATTTGGCCCTGTATATAAG GGCCAATTTCCTGATGGAATGGAGATTGCAGTTAAGAGACTTGCTTCACATTCAGGACAAGGTTTCATAGAGTTCAAAAATGAAGTTCAGCTCATAGCCAAACTTCAACACAGGAATTTGGTTAGGCTCTTGGGATGTTGCTCTCAAGGAGAGGAGAAAATACTGGTCTATGAATACTTGCCGAACAAAAGCTTAGACTTCTTCATCTTTG ATGAAGATAAAAAAGCTTTGATGGATTGGAACAAACGCCTTGCAATCACAGAAGGAATAGCGGAAGGACTTCTTTACCTACATAAGCACTCTCGGCTGTGTGTCATACATCGTGATCTTAAACCAAGCAACATTCTCTTGGACAGCGAAATGAATCctaaaatttcagattttggaCTAGCAAAAATATTCAGCTCAAATGCTACTGACGAAGGAAACACTACAAGAAGAGTGGTTGGTACATA TGGCTACATGGCTCCCGAGTATGCGTCCGAGGGCCTGTTCTCTGTGAAATCCGATGTATTCAGCTTTGGCGTTTTAATTCTCGAGATCCTAAGCGGGAAAAGGAATTCTGGTAGAAATCAATGTGGAGATTTCATCAATATCCTGGGATAT GCTTGGCAGCTGTGGGATGAGGGCAGATGGATTGAAATCGTTGATGCGTCATTGAATCCGAAGAGTCACTCTGAAGAAATAATGAGGTGCATTAACATTGCACTGTTGTGTGTGCAAGAGAATGCAGCAGATCGACCGACTATGTTGGACGTTGTTGCAATGCTAAGCAGCAAGACTATGATCCTACGTGAGACTAAGCACCCAGCATATTTCAATTTAAGGGTAGGCAATGAAGAGGCTTCCAGTGGTACTCAGTCATGCAGTGTTAATGATTTGACAATATCTGTCACAACTGCTAGATAG